The Mesorhizobium sp. B1-1-8 genome contains a region encoding:
- a CDS encoding ComF family protein, giving the protein MADPQQKIKTAAVMDMTRRALGWPARLLFPPVCAGCRRHVSQPGVLCGACWPKLRLLEKPWCPVMGTPFTHDMGEGFLCAEAIADPPPFERARAAVVYSGVARQMVQGLKFQDRTDLAPWMARWMMRAGAELIAEADVVVPVPLHWRRFFRRQFNQSAELARAVSKLSGLPFSPAAVRRMKLTRQQVGLERHEREENVRAAFRVPPEAEIAIAGRRVLVIDDVYTTGATVRSVAKALKRGGAGAVDVLTFARVLPGDFRADESATI; this is encoded by the coding sequence GTGGCCGATCCGCAGCAGAAGATCAAGACCGCCGCGGTCATGGACATGACCCGGCGGGCGCTGGGCTGGCCGGCGCGCCTGCTGTTTCCGCCGGTCTGTGCCGGTTGCCGCCGTCACGTCTCGCAGCCCGGCGTGCTGTGCGGCGCCTGCTGGCCGAAGCTCAGGCTGCTGGAGAAGCCATGGTGCCCGGTCATGGGCACGCCTTTCACCCACGACATGGGCGAGGGCTTCCTTTGCGCCGAGGCGATCGCCGATCCGCCGCCCTTTGAGCGGGCGCGGGCCGCGGTCGTCTATTCGGGCGTGGCGCGCCAGATGGTGCAGGGGTTGAAATTTCAGGACCGCACCGATTTGGCGCCGTGGATGGCGCGCTGGATGATGCGCGCCGGCGCCGAACTGATCGCCGAAGCCGATGTGGTGGTGCCGGTGCCATTGCACTGGCGGCGCTTCTTCCGGCGTCAGTTCAACCAGTCGGCGGAGCTGGCGCGGGCGGTTTCGAAGCTCAGCGGCCTGCCTTTCTCGCCGGCGGCGGTCAGGCGCATGAAGCTCACCCGCCAGCAGGTTGGATTGGAGCGGCACGAGCGCGAGGAGAATGTGCGCGCCGCCTTTCGCGTGCCGCCCGAAGCCGAGATCGCGATCGCCGGGCGCAGGGTGCTCGTCATCGACGATGTCTACACCACCGGCGCGACGGTGCGCTCGGTGGCCAAGGCGCTGAAAAGGGGCGGCGCCGGAGCAGTCGACGTGCTCACCTTCGCGCGTGTCCTGCCGGGGGACTTTCGGGCCGATGAGTCGGCGACTATATAG
- the grxC gene encoding glutaredoxin 3: protein MVDVTIYTRMMCGYCTAAKRLLDRKGVAYTEHDASFSPELRREMISRAHGRTTFPQIFIGDTHVGGCDDLHELESRGRLDALLANGTRV from the coding sequence ATGGTCGATGTGACGATCTATACCCGTATGATGTGCGGCTATTGCACGGCCGCCAAACGGCTGCTCGACCGCAAGGGCGTGGCCTATACCGAGCACGACGCTTCGTTCTCGCCGGAATTGCGCCGGGAAATGATTTCGCGGGCGCATGGGCGGACCACCTTTCCACAGATTTTCATCGGCGACACGCATGTCGGCGGTTGCGACGACCTCCATGAATTGGAGTCGCGGGGCCGGCTGGACGCGCTGCTCGCCAACGGCACGAGGGTTTGA